Proteins encoded within one genomic window of [Enterobacter] lignolyticus SCF1:
- the nrfB gene encoding cyclic di-3',5'-guanylate-activated glycosyltransferase NrfB produces the protein MNWFVDIFSTYLYGLKVIAIALAFMMLISGLDDLFIDIVYWCRRVKRALTVYRKHSPMSYQELYKPDEKPLAIMVPAWNETGVIGNMAELAALTLDYENYHIFVGTYPNDPDTQRDVDEVCARFPNVHKVVCARPGPTSKADCLNNILDAITQFERSVNFKFAGFILHDSEDVISPMELRLFNYLVDRKDLIQIPVYPFEREWNHFTSMSYIDEFAELHGKDVPVREAIAGQVPSAGVGTCFSRRAIMALLTDGDGIAFDVQSLTEDYDIGFRLKEKGMTEIFVRFPVVNPDADNKEPRRFLQSVRSSNVICVREYFPDTFSTAVRQKSRWIIGIVFQGFKTHKWSDSTTLNYFLWRDRKGAISNFLSFTAMIIMIQLVLLLIYQRLWPDAWQFLSIFTGGPWLVTLLWINFGLMVNRILQRVIFVTIYYGLGQGLLSILRLFWGNLINFMANWRALKQVIQHGDPRRVAWDKTTHDFPSVTGENRALRPLGQILIEHQALTEAQLEEALMNRTPGLRLGGSLLNQGLITSEQLAQALAEQSGVTAESVDAWTLSESLIAGMPDSVALRYAVLPLRRENDTLVVASENGIDPVSLAALERKMGCPVRYVIAQRGQVVTGLRYWYARHRGLDDRALLETAVSRGWLDRQQADGIWRHFVPRQLLFAEVLTTLGHISNSAMSALLLRHERSELPLGEFLVSEGVVTQDVLDRVLVLQQTLQVSIQTLLHKAGLTDAQLAELEQEHA, from the coding sequence ATGAACTGGTTCGTAGATATCTTTTCTACCTATCTCTATGGCCTTAAGGTCATCGCCATCGCCCTGGCATTTATGATGCTTATCAGTGGCTTAGATGATTTATTCATCGACATCGTTTACTGGTGCAGGCGCGTGAAGCGGGCGCTCACGGTTTACCGTAAGCATAGCCCGATGAGCTATCAGGAATTATATAAACCGGATGAAAAACCCCTCGCCATCATGGTTCCGGCCTGGAATGAAACCGGGGTTATCGGGAATATGGCGGAGCTTGCGGCGTTAACGCTGGATTACGAAAACTACCATATTTTCGTCGGCACCTATCCCAATGATCCGGACACCCAGCGCGATGTCGATGAGGTTTGCGCGCGTTTTCCTAACGTACATAAAGTGGTCTGCGCCCGCCCGGGGCCAACCAGCAAAGCCGACTGCCTGAACAACATTCTTGACGCGATTACGCAGTTCGAGCGTAGCGTCAACTTTAAGTTCGCCGGTTTTATTCTGCATGACTCGGAAGACGTTATTTCCCCCATGGAGCTGCGGTTATTCAACTATCTCGTCGACCGTAAAGACCTGATTCAGATCCCCGTCTACCCCTTCGAGCGCGAGTGGAACCACTTCACCAGCATGTCGTATATCGATGAGTTCGCCGAACTGCACGGTAAAGACGTTCCGGTACGTGAAGCCATCGCCGGGCAGGTTCCCAGCGCGGGCGTCGGCACCTGTTTCAGCCGCCGCGCGATCATGGCGCTGCTGACCGACGGCGACGGTATCGCCTTCGACGTACAGAGCCTTACCGAAGATTACGACATCGGCTTTCGCCTGAAAGAAAAAGGGATGACCGAGATTTTTGTCCGCTTCCCGGTCGTCAACCCGGATGCCGACAACAAAGAGCCGCGCCGCTTCCTGCAAAGCGTGCGCTCATCGAACGTCATCTGCGTGCGCGAATATTTCCCCGATACCTTCAGCACCGCCGTTCGTCAGAAATCACGCTGGATTATCGGCATCGTCTTTCAGGGCTTTAAAACCCATAAGTGGAGCGACAGCACAACGCTGAACTACTTCCTGTGGCGCGACCGCAAAGGAGCCATCAGCAACTTCCTGAGCTTTACGGCGATGATTATCATGATCCAGCTGGTGCTGCTGCTGATTTATCAGCGCCTCTGGCCGGACGCCTGGCAATTTCTGTCGATCTTCACCGGCGGCCCCTGGCTGGTAACGCTGCTGTGGATTAACTTCGGCCTGATGGTTAACCGCATTTTGCAGCGCGTCATCTTCGTAACCATCTACTACGGGCTGGGCCAGGGATTGCTCTCCATCCTGCGCCTGTTCTGGGGCAACCTGATCAACTTCATGGCGAACTGGCGCGCGCTGAAGCAGGTGATTCAGCACGGCGACCCGCGCCGCGTGGCCTGGGATAAAACCACCCACGATTTCCCAAGCGTCACCGGGGAAAACCGCGCGCTGCGCCCGCTTGGCCAGATCCTTATCGAGCATCAGGCGCTGACGGAAGCCCAACTGGAAGAGGCGCTGATGAACCGCACGCCGGGGCTGCGTCTTGGCGGTTCGCTGCTGAACCAGGGCCTGATCACGTCGGAGCAGCTGGCGCAGGCGCTGGCTGAACAAAGCGGCGTGACGGCGGAATCTGTTGATGCCTGGACCCTGTCCGAGTCGCTGATCGCCGGGATGCCGGACTCCGTCGCCCTGCGCTACGCCGTGCTGCCGCTGCGCCGCGAAAACGACACGCTGGTGGTCGCCAGTGAAAACGGTATCGACCCGGTATCGCTGGCCGCGCTGGAGCGTAAAATGGGATGTCCCGTCAGGTACGTCATCGCCCAGCGCGGCCAGGTGGTCACCGGGCTGCGCTACTGGTACGCCCGTCACCGCGGCCTAGACGACCGCGCGCTGCTGGAAACCGCCGTTTCCCGCGGCTGGCTGGACCGTCAGCAGGCGGACGGCATCTGGCGGCATTTCGTTCCCCGTCAGCTACTCTTTGCTGAAGTGCTGACGACGCTTGGCCACATCAGTAACTCCGCGATGAGCGCCCTGCTGCTGCGCCACGAGCGCAGCGAGCTGCCCCTTGGCGAATTTCTGGTCAGTGAAGGCGTCGTGACCCAGGACGTGCTGGACCGTGTTCTGGTCCTGCAACAGACGCTGCAGGTCTCCATACAAACGCTGCTGCATAAAGCGGGCCTTACCGACGCGCAACTGGCTGAACTGGAACAGGAACACGCATGA
- a CDS encoding phage receptor — protein sequence MEFRAASAPRLLSLLVASLLSAGVMAQTTTTDTSAAALGLSDYRHFVIYPHLEKALKAQKANDEKTALGEFEYIHQQAPDNVPLTLYLAEAYRHFGRNDQARELLTGAIKSHPGDARLQTTLDAIPVKVIPVRTVEDLLAQQKRCDAEPTPRCRSEVGQNAIRLNRLDIALAQLNAADFTAQPQAQELRTNILQRAIYLKQWQIADTLFSQQKTLSAAEQQQWFDILLAGRMDDRILALQAQGRFNSVDNQLTYAGELARRGEKARLQRYLAQRPPEFQTAEQEKRWLYLLSRYSENPQQALASYQARFSENRRYLVGATLPEALKDRDYAKARSLLDAMPANEMLDERYAVSLATHDTPETLRLARQLYARDPSSLQRLDQLTWQLMQAGQSREAATLLMQRYPFGGNSAQSQALITRLSGLLQAHPEWATPAELARLAQPLASPSQRQLQSQLPGVSGDCRQVRRLLGDMSASYDAGAWSLLANCERSDLPGVALYAFQQAQARQPNAFHQRAVAYQAYQVEDYATALQAWKSVRLTEMNNDDLLAAATTAQAAGDGAARDGWLDEAQKRGLDNSAAYWRLHAQRYLATQPAQALADYTRALDLAPTADLFISRAAVYRQLGNTQGAISDLRQALALEPDNSTTQAALGYALWDDGEYAQSREALEKAHKTLPDDPAITRQLVYVNERLGDIPQTQRYAQQVIDDIDNGAQVEPLTPELNQQRYDFRRLHEDIGRRWTFNVDTSIGLNSGAVSSPATHAGGGAPGQNYRSFAQMEAEYRLGRNMLLDGDLLSVYSRLFADTGGSSVALPVKNPMLGAGLRWKPFHDYTFFLAIEQQVPLDRGHGESDTMLRASASFLNDGKYSDEWHPNGSGWFAQNLYLDAAQYVRQDIQAWTADYRVSWHQKVAQGQTIEPYAHVQTNGYRDGKTQGSQVGGLGVRWNIWTGESHYDAWPHKVSLGLEYQHTFNSINQEIDKRNNAFFTVGVHW from the coding sequence ATGGAATTTCGGGCCGCAAGCGCCCCCCGGCTGTTGAGTTTATTGGTAGCGTCGCTGCTCAGCGCCGGCGTAATGGCGCAAACCACAACGACCGATACCAGCGCCGCGGCCCTCGGCCTGAGCGACTATCGTCATTTTGTGATTTATCCGCACCTGGAAAAGGCGCTGAAGGCGCAGAAGGCCAACGATGAAAAAACCGCGCTGGGCGAGTTCGAGTATATTCATCAGCAGGCGCCGGATAACGTCCCGCTGACGCTATATCTTGCCGAGGCCTATCGGCATTTTGGCCGTAATGACCAGGCGCGAGAGCTGCTTACCGGGGCTATCAAAAGCCATCCGGGCGATGCGCGGCTGCAAACAACGCTTGACGCTATCCCGGTTAAAGTCATCCCGGTCAGAACCGTCGAGGATCTGCTGGCGCAGCAGAAACGCTGCGACGCCGAGCCGACGCCGCGCTGTCGCAGCGAGGTGGGACAAAACGCGATACGCCTCAACCGTCTCGACATCGCTCTCGCGCAGCTTAACGCCGCCGATTTTACCGCCCAGCCGCAGGCCCAGGAGCTAAGAACCAACATCCTGCAGCGCGCCATCTACCTGAAACAATGGCAGATCGCCGACACGCTGTTCAGTCAGCAGAAAACCCTCAGCGCCGCGGAGCAGCAGCAGTGGTTTGATATTCTGCTGGCGGGGCGCATGGACGACCGAATCCTGGCGCTACAGGCCCAGGGGCGTTTTAACAGCGTTGATAATCAGCTTACCTACGCCGGCGAGCTTGCCCGTCGCGGTGAAAAAGCGCGTCTGCAGCGCTATCTGGCGCAGCGGCCCCCAGAGTTCCAGACCGCGGAGCAGGAAAAACGCTGGCTGTACCTGCTTTCGCGCTATAGCGAAAACCCGCAGCAGGCGCTGGCAAGCTACCAGGCCCGCTTCAGCGAGAACCGACGCTACCTCGTCGGCGCCACGCTGCCCGAAGCCCTGAAAGACCGCGATTACGCGAAGGCCCGCAGCCTGCTGGACGCCATGCCGGCCAACGAAATGCTGGACGAACGCTACGCGGTGAGCCTCGCCACGCATGACACCCCGGAGACGCTGCGCCTCGCCCGCCAGCTGTACGCCCGGGATCCGTCCAGTCTTCAGCGGCTGGATCAGCTCACCTGGCAGCTGATGCAGGCCGGACAGTCCCGCGAAGCGGCAACCCTGCTGATGCAGCGTTATCCGTTCGGCGGCAACAGCGCCCAGTCGCAGGCGCTGATAACGCGCCTGTCAGGGCTGCTGCAGGCGCACCCGGAGTGGGCAACCCCGGCCGAACTCGCCCGTCTCGCCCAACCCCTCGCCTCGCCGTCGCAGCGCCAGCTGCAGAGCCAACTTCCCGGCGTCAGCGGCGACTGCCGGCAGGTGCGCCGCCTGCTCGGCGATATGTCCGCATCGTACGACGCCGGAGCCTGGAGCCTGCTTGCCAACTGCGAACGCAGTGACTTACCCGGCGTCGCCCTGTACGCGTTCCAGCAGGCGCAGGCCCGTCAGCCGAACGCCTTCCACCAGCGCGCCGTGGCCTATCAGGCTTACCAGGTTGAAGACTATGCCACCGCGCTACAGGCCTGGAAAAGCGTCCGTCTGACGGAGATGAACAACGACGATCTGCTGGCCGCCGCTACCACCGCTCAGGCGGCAGGCGATGGCGCCGCGCGCGATGGCTGGCTGGACGAGGCGCAAAAACGCGGCCTCGACAACAGCGCCGCGTACTGGCGCCTGCACGCGCAGCGCTACCTCGCTACCCAGCCCGCACAGGCGCTGGCGGACTACACCCGGGCGCTCGACCTTGCGCCGACGGCCGACCTCTTTATTTCCCGGGCGGCGGTGTACCGTCAGCTCGGCAATACCCAGGGCGCTATCAGCGATTTACGCCAGGCGCTGGCGCTGGAGCCGGACAACAGCACGACCCAGGCGGCGCTGGGTTACGCTCTGTGGGATGACGGCGAGTACGCGCAGTCCCGCGAGGCGCTGGAAAAAGCGCACAAAACCCTGCCGGACGATCCGGCCATCACCCGTCAGCTGGTGTACGTCAACGAGCGGCTGGGCGATATCCCGCAGACGCAGCGGTACGCGCAGCAGGTGATTGACGATATCGATAACGGCGCGCAGGTTGAACCGCTCACGCCGGAGCTGAATCAGCAGCGGTACGATTTCCGCCGCCTGCATGAGGATATCGGCCGCCGCTGGACGTTTAACGTCGATACCTCCATCGGTCTGAACTCCGGCGCGGTCAGCTCGCCGGCCACCCACGCGGGCGGCGGCGCGCCGGGGCAGAACTACCGCAGCTTCGCGCAGATGGAAGCCGAGTACCGGTTAGGCCGCAATATGCTGCTGGACGGCGACCTGCTGTCGGTCTACAGCCGCCTGTTCGCCGATACCGGCGGCAGCAGCGTCGCGCTACCGGTGAAAAACCCGATGCTCGGCGCCGGTCTGCGCTGGAAGCCGTTCCATGACTACACCTTCTTCCTGGCCATCGAGCAGCAGGTACCGCTGGATCGCGGCCATGGCGAAAGCGACACCATGCTGCGGGCCAGCGCGTCGTTCCTGAACGACGGGAAGTACAGCGACGAATGGCACCCTAACGGCAGCGGCTGGTTCGCGCAGAACCTCTATCTGGACGCCGCGCAGTACGTTCGTCAGGATATTCAGGCGTGGACCGCGGACTACCGCGTCAGCTGGCACCAGAAGGTGGCGCAGGGGCAAACCATTGAGCCTTACGCGCATGTGCAGACCAACGGCTACCGCGATGGCAAAACCCAGGGCAGCCAGGTTGGCGGCTTAGGCGTGCGCTGGAATATCTGGACCGGCGAATCGCACTACGACGCCTGGCCGCATAAGGTCAGCCTGGGCCTGGAGTACCAGCACACCTTTAACAGCATCAACCAGGAAATCGACAAGCGAAACAACGCTTTCTTCACCGTGGGAGTTCACTGGTAA
- a CDS encoding DUF4434 family protein, whose product MSKLPHLLLALLLASPLANAMKGVFWQPQLRDNPISEASWQSLMHNLRQQGFDTLILQWTRYGDAFTQEHDRTLLQHKAAAAQRAGLKVIVGLNADPDFFSRQKQSAAAQESYLSRLRALDIQQARLWLDTAGVKPDGWYLSAEIDDLNWRSDAARQPMLTWLADTRRALGAISDRPVYISSFFAGNMAPQGYSQLVGQMKAAGVNVWVQDGTGVGKLTDAQRALYLDAAAGCASASPARGVVYEVFEAGSGKTFSARPMPDARINALLKQTSPCGKDSLYFSLRYLPVARGVMSHE is encoded by the coding sequence ATGAGTAAGTTACCGCACCTTTTGCTGGCGCTGCTGCTGGCAAGCCCGTTGGCGAACGCCATGAAGGGCGTTTTCTGGCAGCCGCAGCTGCGGGACAACCCGATTAGCGAGGCCAGCTGGCAGTCGCTGATGCACAATCTGCGCCAGCAGGGGTTTGATACCCTGATCCTGCAGTGGACCCGCTATGGCGACGCGTTCACTCAGGAACACGATCGCACCCTGCTGCAGCACAAAGCCGCGGCCGCGCAGCGCGCCGGACTGAAGGTCATCGTCGGCCTGAACGCCGACCCGGACTTCTTTAGCCGTCAGAAGCAGTCCGCCGCCGCGCAGGAGAGCTACCTCAGCCGTCTGCGGGCGCTGGATATTCAGCAGGCCCGCCTCTGGCTGGATACCGCCGGCGTCAAACCGGACGGCTGGTATCTCAGCGCCGAAATAGACGACCTCAACTGGCGCAGCGACGCCGCGCGCCAGCCGATGCTCACATGGTTAGCCGACACGCGCCGCGCGCTAGGCGCGATTTCCGACAGGCCGGTTTATATCAGCAGCTTCTTTGCCGGTAATATGGCGCCGCAGGGCTACAGCCAGCTGGTCGGCCAGATGAAGGCCGCCGGCGTAAACGTCTGGGTGCAGGATGGCACCGGCGTCGGCAAGCTGACCGACGCCCAGCGCGCGCTGTATCTGGACGCCGCGGCAGGCTGCGCCAGCGCCTCCCCCGCCCGCGGCGTGGTGTACGAAGTCTTCGAGGCCGGTAGCGGAAAAACCTTCAGCGCGCGCCCGATGCCCGATGCCCGCATCAACGCGCTGCTGAAACAAACCTCGCCCTGCGGCAAAGACAGCCTGTACTTCTCGCTGCGCTACCTGCCCGTGGCGCGTGGGGTCATGAGCCACGAGTAG